The Citrifermentans bemidjiense Bem genome window below encodes:
- a CDS encoding HsmA family protein translates to MGAEHKTLLATAVFWMTLALIFYTWAVFSGRKEGLRAKHLAIFGIGLFCDYLGTREMNHYAQAFGKAPEWHNITGIASLAGMAFHFLLALSATLARRADAMNHLFHRVSLAIYSCWLVAFCSGAISGMLRMKG, encoded by the coding sequence ATGGGAGCGGAACACAAAACCTTGCTGGCCACCGCCGTGTTCTGGATGACGCTGGCGCTTATCTTCTATACCTGGGCCGTCTTCAGCGGCCGTAAGGAAGGGCTGCGCGCGAAGCATCTGGCCATCTTCGGCATCGGGCTTTTCTGCGACTACCTCGGCACCCGCGAGATGAACCACTACGCCCAGGCGTTCGGCAAGGCGCCCGAGTGGCACAACATCACCGGCATCGCGTCGCTTGCGGGGATGGCCTTCCATTTCCTGCTGGCGCTTTCGGCCACGCTTGCGCGGCGCGCCGACGCCATGAACCACCTGTTCCACCGGGTAAGCCTCGCTATCTACAGCTGCTGGCTGGTTGCCTTCTGCAGTGGCGCCATCTCCGGTATGCTGAGGATGAAGGGGTAA
- a CDS encoding CxxxxCH/CxxCH domain c-type cytochrome, giving the protein MLSKYVGRCLLVLAMSVLTLMALGAGQAQAASQYSYDCTFCHQMPPLDSANAKKDPNTGAIPGNHQGHASAAVNSCAKCHGDVSGYAMGHRNKTIELADGIGYSRKIAAGFVNQTSVPPTPMGSCSTAACHSNGKGTLKATPAWGAAPFQAPGDCSQCHDVAPATGNHPTLNSKHASYFGTGTGSCVKCHTDHSAQAKPFSHATSAGRAIEVVLPDGGSFAGNQCANLYCHSNGQGSFTPPTWGASLSCAGCHGDATSNTLSGKHAKHVNNAGFLGTNYGCVECHSATVTDNNTIGNFNNHVNKNKDVAGAHVGTPVAGTCSTSYCHTDGKGVQKTVTWTQTQALDCKSCHGSDTAPGAVASIAGEPNYKNDGMDQPRANSHANHVFSAASCQNCHVNTTTDGLTIKAGAPHTDGTRNVAAGNGKSFTIAGNSCSAVSCHDGGGKIAGVGAAKWGQSLGCNGCHGDAATLTTNAHAAHVSTKGYACDTCHAQTVTGSTTFADKTLHGDAIVEVAGVKVTSFATDTKNCATSCHLSGTPKWNDKNSGACGTCHKALSTTANGLVSSNAHSAHFTATYGPGFDGAAATSCSGCHTPNTAASHADGTLNLAIGYNKIGTCSTCHKQSTNWTTGRVSCESCHSTAGGQLSVIGALTAPDKTLAATAGHGKTGINQSCSACHDANSAHINGIAGDQKRLLGALTGADNQECNYCHTDAGKVAGAALNVKVHRPTGALGAKCSDCHNAHGTANSMMINGTINGTAVSFTTVNTFANGARTGVCQVCHTTTQYFTKAGQPEATHVDSTTNCLECHQHNPATGLAFVPNGGCDACHGYPPAPRKTISAVTFGVQGNWSSARFEDYSGGGGAHAVAAHIKKDAKPSEGWANCLPCHNGGNDAHSRALPIRNHVDNVTVKIDPQYRFSDDPFLGYTSAQLVNGGVNKSGSCFNVSCHFKKTKPWSIER; this is encoded by the coding sequence ATGTTATCTAAGTACGTAGGGCGTTGTTTGTTAGTGTTGGCAATGTCAGTGCTGACACTGATGGCGCTTGGTGCCGGACAGGCACAAGCTGCTTCGCAGTACAGCTATGACTGTACCTTCTGTCACCAAATGCCGCCGCTGGATTCCGCCAACGCGAAGAAGGACCCCAACACGGGCGCCATTCCCGGCAACCACCAGGGTCACGCTTCGGCAGCGGTCAATTCCTGCGCCAAGTGCCACGGCGACGTGAGCGGCTACGCCATGGGCCACAGGAACAAGACCATCGAGCTTGCCGACGGCATCGGCTACTCACGGAAGATCGCAGCCGGGTTTGTGAACCAGACCTCGGTACCGCCGACCCCGATGGGTTCCTGCTCCACCGCGGCCTGCCACAGTAACGGCAAGGGCACCCTTAAGGCCACCCCGGCCTGGGGCGCTGCACCGTTCCAGGCTCCCGGCGACTGCTCCCAGTGCCACGACGTAGCTCCGGCTACCGGCAACCACCCGACACTCAATAGCAAGCACGCCTCCTACTTCGGCACCGGTACCGGCTCCTGCGTTAAGTGCCATACCGACCACAGCGCTCAGGCAAAGCCCTTCAGCCACGCAACCAGCGCCGGCCGCGCCATCGAAGTGGTGCTCCCCGACGGCGGCTCCTTCGCCGGCAACCAGTGCGCCAACCTCTACTGCCACAGCAACGGCCAGGGTAGCTTCACCCCGCCGACCTGGGGCGCTTCTCTTAGCTGCGCCGGCTGCCACGGCGACGCGACCAGCAACACCCTCTCCGGCAAGCACGCCAAACACGTGAACAACGCCGGCTTCCTCGGCACCAACTACGGCTGCGTGGAGTGCCACTCCGCCACCGTGACCGACAACAACACCATCGGCAACTTCAACAACCACGTCAACAAGAACAAAGACGTCGCGGGCGCCCACGTAGGGACCCCGGTTGCCGGGACCTGCTCCACCTCCTACTGCCACACCGACGGCAAGGGAGTCCAGAAGACGGTTACCTGGACCCAGACCCAGGCGCTGGACTGCAAAAGCTGCCATGGCTCCGACACGGCGCCTGGTGCTGTCGCCTCCATCGCCGGCGAGCCTAACTACAAGAACGACGGTATGGACCAGCCGCGCGCCAACAGCCACGCAAACCACGTATTCAGCGCTGCCAGCTGCCAGAACTGCCACGTCAACACCACCACCGACGGCCTGACCATCAAGGCCGGCGCTCCGCACACCGACGGCACCCGCAACGTAGCAGCCGGCAACGGCAAGAGCTTCACCATCGCAGGGAACAGCTGCTCCGCAGTATCCTGCCACGACGGCGGCGGCAAGATCGCAGGCGTCGGCGCTGCCAAATGGGGCCAGTCGCTTGGCTGCAACGGCTGCCACGGCGACGCCGCAACCCTTACCACCAACGCCCACGCGGCTCACGTTTCCACCAAGGGCTATGCCTGCGACACCTGCCACGCGCAGACCGTCACCGGCAGCACCACCTTCGCAGACAAGACCCTGCACGGCGACGCCATCGTCGAGGTTGCCGGCGTCAAGGTAACCAGCTTCGCCACCGACACCAAGAACTGCGCCACTTCCTGCCACCTTTCCGGCACCCCGAAGTGGAACGACAAGAACTCCGGCGCTTGCGGTACCTGCCATAAAGCGCTTTCCACCACCGCGAACGGCCTGGTGAGCAGCAACGCCCACTCCGCCCACTTCACCGCAACCTACGGCCCGGGCTTCGACGGCGCCGCTGCCACCTCCTGCTCCGGCTGCCATACCCCGAACACCGCAGCCAGCCACGCAGACGGCACGCTTAACCTCGCCATCGGCTACAACAAGATCGGCACCTGCTCCACCTGCCACAAGCAGTCGACCAACTGGACCACCGGGCGCGTTTCCTGCGAAAGCTGCCACAGCACCGCAGGGGGCCAGCTCTCCGTCATCGGCGCCCTCACCGCTCCGGACAAGACCCTGGCAGCGACCGCGGGCCACGGCAAGACCGGAATCAACCAGTCCTGCTCCGCTTGCCACGACGCCAACTCCGCACACATCAACGGCATAGCCGGCGACCAGAAGCGTCTCTTGGGCGCCTTGACCGGCGCGGACAACCAGGAATGTAACTACTGCCACACCGACGCAGGCAAGGTAGCCGGCGCCGCTCTGAACGTGAAGGTGCACCGCCCCACCGGCGCACTCGGCGCCAAGTGCTCCGACTGCCACAACGCGCACGGTACCGCAAACAGCATGATGATTAACGGCACGATCAACGGAACCGCGGTGAGCTTCACCACCGTCAACACCTTCGCTAACGGTGCTCGCACCGGCGTCTGCCAGGTCTGCCACACCACGACCCAGTACTTCACCAAGGCCGGGCAGCCGGAGGCAACCCACGTGGATTCCACCACGAACTGCCTCGAGTGCCACCAGCACAACCCGGCAACCGGCCTCGCCTTCGTTCCCAACGGCGGATGCGACGCCTGCCATGGCTACCCGCCGGCTCCGAGAAAAACCATCTCCGCAGTCACCTTCGGTGTCCAGGGCAACTGGTCTTCCGCCCGCTTCGAAGACTACTCCGGCGGCGGCGGCGCCCACGCGGTTGCAGCTCACATCAAGAAGGACGCCAAGCCTTCCGAGGGTTGGGCAAACTGCCTCCCCTGCCACAACGGCGGCAACGATGCTCACTCAAGGGCGCTGCCGATCAGGAACCACGTGGACAACGTCACCGTCAAGATCGATCCGCAGTACCGCTTCAGCGACGATCCGTTCCTGGGCTACACCTCCGCCCAGCTGGTCAACGGCGGGGTCAACAAGTCCGGCAGCTGCTTCAACGTGAGCTGCCACTTCAAGAAGACCAAGCCGTGGAGTATCGAAAGATAA
- a CDS encoding SDH family Clp fold serine proteinase, translating to MPSWNEVLAELIATGGVSSLDTVRRKYLKLFHEKTGRNVIAYYSGWLQKPQLSMAHVNDDDKNGLMATIHNLDRTKGLDLILHTPGGDISATESIVNYLRAMFGTDIRAFVPQLAMSAGTMLACSCNEIIMGKQSNIGPIDPQYGGIPAHGVIAEFERAIQETKKDPGTIPMWQVIVGKYHPTFIGECSNAIDLASQMVREWLETGMFQGDPEKKRKSEAIVDYLNNHKDTKTHSRHIHLDEAKRIGLTIRSLEDDFDDEYQDLVLTIHHSFMHTFANSTHSKIIENHLGNAIFWS from the coding sequence TTGCCAAGTTGGAATGAAGTCTTAGCAGAACTTATTGCTACTGGAGGAGTTTCCTCTCTCGATACCGTGCGCCGGAAGTATCTGAAGTTATTCCATGAGAAGACCGGTAGGAATGTAATCGCTTACTACTCTGGCTGGCTGCAGAAACCCCAGCTTTCCATGGCCCACGTCAATGATGATGACAAGAACGGCCTCATGGCAACCATCCATAACCTAGATAGGACAAAAGGTTTGGACTTGATTCTGCACACACCGGGGGGAGATATCTCCGCGACAGAGTCCATAGTAAACTATCTCAGGGCTATGTTCGGCACCGATATACGAGCCTTCGTACCCCAACTAGCTATGTCGGCCGGGACGATGCTGGCGTGCTCCTGCAATGAAATCATTATGGGGAAGCAGTCCAACATCGGCCCCATCGACCCGCAGTATGGGGGGATACCTGCCCATGGGGTTATAGCCGAGTTTGAACGTGCAATCCAAGAAACTAAGAAGGATCCTGGGACTATCCCTATGTGGCAGGTAATAGTAGGAAAGTACCACCCTACCTTTATCGGGGAGTGTTCAAATGCCATAGATTTGGCGTCTCAGATGGTGCGGGAGTGGCTCGAAACCGGTATGTTCCAAGGGGACCCCGAAAAGAAGCGGAAATCAGAGGCTATAGTTGATTACCTGAACAACCACAAGGACACCAAGACTCACTCACGCCACATCCATCTGGACGAAGCAAAGAGGATCGGTTTGACGATCCGTTCTCTGGAAGATGATTTCGATGATGAATACCAAGACTTGGTTCTGACTATTCATCACTCATTCATGCACACTTTTGCTAACTCCACGCATTCCAAAATTATCGAGAACCACCTAGGGAACGCCATCTTCTGGTCATAG
- a CDS encoding helix-turn-helix transcriptional regulator — protein MTVLSTLLTTREAAEVLRVKESTLHQWRWQGRGPAFVKVGRLVRYRVAEVEAYIAARLFPSTTECRLEYAMPNEAVSPNDQGVETFGP, from the coding sequence ATGACAGTGCTCAGCACGTTACTGACCACGAGAGAGGCCGCCGAGGTGCTGAGGGTGAAGGAGTCGACCCTCCATCAATGGAGGTGGCAGGGAAGGGGGCCTGCGTTCGTCAAGGTGGGGCGGTTGGTGCGGTATCGGGTGGCAGAAGTGGAAGCGTACATCGCGGCGCGGCTGTTTCCTTCTACGACGGAGTGCCGATTAGAGTATGCAATGCCCAACGAAGCAGTATCTCCGAACGATCAAGGAGTAGAGACATTCGGACCATGA
- a CDS encoding DUF6011 domain-containing protein — MSTPRANPLIAVLATILTFLKLYPPRKVPVGKSTLCPCPCRRCGRPLKSAASRAAGIGPVCAKLEKMCPERCPRARAKKDKKAADASQLELDFKPAVPGPTGKALRVIMGLEKP; from the coding sequence ATGAGCACACCTAGAGCCAACCCCCTCATCGCAGTCCTGGCCACGATCCTTACGTTCCTCAAACTGTACCCGCCCCGCAAGGTGCCGGTGGGGAAATCAACTCTTTGCCCTTGTCCGTGTCGGAGGTGCGGACGGCCTTTGAAGTCTGCGGCGTCGCGGGCCGCAGGTATCGGGCCAGTATGCGCGAAGCTGGAGAAAATGTGCCCGGAGAGGTGTCCGAGAGCGAGGGCAAAGAAGGACAAGAAGGCCGCCGACGCCAGCCAACTCGAGCTTGACTTCAAACCTGCAGTCCCGGGCCCCACAGGGAAGGCGCTGAGGGTCATCATGGGGCTCGAAAAACCATGA
- a CDS encoding DUF2513 domain-containing protein, whose translation MQRDMDLCRKILQVIEGGNDRPHTIGVTDLGEDEAFNVTQETLNYHVKLLIQADLVNSSGTLVRGIPVVRGLTWKGHDFVESSRNQGLWEKAKQTVKEKTGGLTLELLSAALASVAKKALGIDD comes from the coding sequence ATGCAGCGAGATATGGATCTATGTAGGAAGATACTGCAGGTTATCGAAGGTGGAAATGATCGGCCACACACAATAGGAGTGACCGATCTCGGCGAAGATGAGGCCTTCAATGTCACACAGGAGACCCTCAACTACCACGTGAAGCTTCTGATACAAGCGGACCTGGTTAACTCAAGTGGGACCCTCGTGAGAGGGATTCCGGTGGTGCGGGGACTTACCTGGAAAGGTCATGATTTTGTGGAAAGCTCTCGAAATCAAGGTCTGTGGGAGAAAGCAAAGCAGACGGTAAAGGAAAAGACGGGGGGGCTGACTCTTGAACTGCTCTCAGCTGCCCTTGCCTCGGTAGCAAAGAAAGCACTCGGGATTGACGACTGA
- a CDS encoding helix-turn-helix transcriptional regulator: protein MKNDQITVALTPEHIEAIADAVVRKLREQELVGLAPGGKKVKNSAGRMSHLSETGYLRLPEVLKIIPVCKTVWWEGIKAGKYPAGVKLSARCTAWRAEDIQALIERM from the coding sequence ATGAAGAACGACCAGATCACCGTAGCCCTAACACCCGAACATATCGAAGCGATTGCTGACGCCGTGGTCCGGAAACTGCGTGAACAAGAGCTGGTCGGCCTGGCGCCTGGCGGAAAGAAGGTAAAAAACTCTGCGGGCCGGATGAGCCATTTGTCTGAAACAGGCTATCTCCGGCTGCCGGAGGTGCTGAAGATCATCCCGGTGTGCAAGACGGTTTGGTGGGAAGGCATCAAGGCGGGGAAGTACCCGGCAGGGGTGAAACTGAGTGCCAGGTGCACCGCATGGCGCGCCGAGGACATCCAGGCGTTAATCGAGAGGATGTGA
- a CDS encoding helix-turn-helix domain-containing protein, translating to MLAVSRSTGLGLAAIGRYLKGIGEPTTATLQKLAAHFGTTVPYLRGEAWAMRNGGIDYNQAGPVAVCGECGSELRVEVQGAGPLRVWSCERCQRGTTSEV from the coding sequence ATGCTCGCGGTGTCGCGGTCCACAGGGTTAGGTCTAGCAGCTATCGGGAGGTATTTGAAGGGGATCGGCGAACCGACTACGGCGACCCTGCAGAAGCTTGCTGCGCACTTCGGGACCACCGTTCCCTATCTCCGCGGGGAAGCTTGGGCGATGAGAAACGGCGGGATCGACTATAACCAGGCCGGGCCGGTTGCGGTCTGCGGAGAATGCGGCTCAGAATTGCGGGTTGAAGTCCAGGGTGCCGGACCGCTGCGGGTCTGGTCTTGCGAACGATGTCAGCGTGGCACAACTTCCGAGGTTTAA
- a CDS encoding recombinase family protein gives MQKWISYARVSSKKQGKSGLGLEAQQKMISDFIAANGGELVESFVEVESGKVDDRPELAKAIRKAQLVGGRVLVGKLDRLSRDLHFITQLQKTKIDFAVCDLPGCDSFTIHIYGALAQREREMISARTKAGLAAAKARGVKLGTDNLHHADMDAARAKGSESVKLMADDFASRVKPMISALRAQGATLREIAGQMEAAGVKTARGGKWTATAVKNVLAR, from the coding sequence ATGCAAAAGTGGATCTCTTACGCCAGGGTGAGCAGCAAAAAACAAGGCAAGTCTGGTTTGGGTCTTGAGGCTCAGCAAAAGATGATCTCTGACTTCATCGCTGCCAATGGTGGCGAGCTGGTTGAATCCTTTGTGGAAGTGGAGAGCGGGAAGGTTGATGACCGCCCCGAACTGGCGAAGGCGATCCGGAAGGCTCAGCTCGTCGGCGGCCGGGTCCTGGTGGGCAAACTGGACCGGTTAAGCCGAGATCTCCACTTCATCACCCAGCTGCAGAAAACGAAGATCGACTTTGCCGTCTGCGACCTCCCCGGGTGCGACTCCTTCACGATCCACATTTACGGCGCGCTGGCTCAGCGTGAAAGAGAGATGATCTCTGCCAGGACGAAAGCCGGCCTTGCCGCGGCGAAGGCGAGGGGCGTCAAGCTCGGTACCGATAACCTGCACCATGCAGACATGGATGCTGCCAGGGCGAAAGGCTCCGAGTCGGTCAAGCTCATGGCTGATGACTTCGCATCCAGGGTTAAACCGATGATCTCGGCATTACGGGCCCAGGGCGCCACGCTGCGGGAAATCGCCGGGCAGATGGAAGCGGCGGGAGTGAAGACGGCGAGGGGTGGCAAATGGACAGCGACCGCAGTCAAAAATGTGCTGGCGAGGTGA
- a CDS encoding GNAT family N-acetyltransferase, whose product MIYQATVKDVPKIIPCAAEYTDIIPDMKFNPDHYVQFWQNMLKSGLGVIFLSEVDGVVLGGIGGIKFPEALSGRMTAVEMFWYTAKETRGDGVKLYLKFKKWAKENGCERLAMIYLPCSMPDKLKAFYDKEGFSLIEMHYEMAL is encoded by the coding sequence ATGATCTACCAAGCAACCGTTAAAGATGTCCCCAAAATCATCCCGTGCGCGGCCGAATACACCGACATCATCCCAGACATGAAGTTCAACCCTGATCATTACGTGCAGTTCTGGCAGAACATGCTGAAAAGCGGCCTCGGCGTGATCTTTCTGTCTGAGGTCGACGGGGTCGTGCTGGGCGGGATCGGCGGCATCAAGTTTCCCGAAGCCCTCAGCGGTCGGATGACTGCCGTTGAAATGTTCTGGTACACAGCGAAGGAGACCAGGGGCGACGGGGTCAAGCTGTATCTCAAGTTCAAGAAGTGGGCGAAGGAGAATGGGTGTGAGCGCTTGGCGATGATCTACCTGCCGTGCTCGATGCCTGACAAGCTGAAGGCCTTCTACGATAAGGAAGGATTCTCTTTGATCGAAATGCACTATGAAATGGCGTTGTGA
- a CDS encoding radical SAM protein encodes MKQTTSLCPECYGRISATIRVGATVVMDKTCPEHGAFTSMVEHDPRWWLLCQELGCKNVYDGYMIDVTSQCNLKCKYCYHANGGEHRAAAEVIADAIEHRHLGPTILTGGEPTLHPDLPAMVRELAPWNETWVLTNGVKMADEGYFEELCSAGLLHGDIVLAGLSFHKESAGKDLEVLELCRRKGYRIGTTFFVIDSVDELAEAVALAREYQDVIHRFRIKAASNLWAETGAHHKIFISDMILWLNQHGQTSLVESENNKVSYANVIHEGLHLILVSWYDVENVDLKDIDCGPWYTATDGTLNNLATTCIINGGPK; translated from the coding sequence ATGAAGCAAACTACCTCACTCTGCCCGGAGTGTTACGGCAGGATCTCGGCTACGATCAGAGTCGGCGCCACGGTTGTTATGGACAAGACTTGTCCGGAGCACGGTGCCTTCACCTCGATGGTGGAACATGATCCGCGCTGGTGGCTGCTGTGCCAAGAGCTCGGTTGCAAGAACGTCTATGACGGCTACATGATCGATGTGACCAGCCAGTGCAACCTGAAATGCAAGTACTGCTACCATGCAAACGGTGGGGAGCACCGCGCCGCGGCAGAAGTGATCGCCGACGCTATCGAGCATCGGCACCTCGGACCGACGATCCTAACTGGGGGAGAGCCCACCTTGCACCCGGATCTTCCGGCCATGGTGCGGGAACTCGCACCATGGAACGAGACGTGGGTCTTGACCAACGGCGTGAAGATGGCCGATGAGGGCTATTTTGAGGAGCTCTGCAGCGCCGGCCTCCTACATGGGGATATCGTCCTGGCCGGGCTATCATTTCACAAGGAGTCCGCCGGGAAGGACCTGGAGGTGCTGGAGCTGTGCCGCCGGAAAGGTTACAGGATCGGGACAACCTTCTTTGTCATCGACTCGGTCGACGAGCTCGCCGAGGCCGTGGCGCTTGCGCGGGAATACCAGGACGTGATTCACCGCTTCCGAATCAAAGCGGCGAGCAACCTGTGGGCCGAGACCGGGGCGCACCACAAGATCTTCATTTCGGACATGATCTTGTGGCTGAACCAACACGGGCAAACTTCACTGGTCGAGTCGGAGAACAACAAAGTGAGCTATGCCAATGTCATCCACGAAGGCCTTCACCTGATCCTTGTGTCTTGGTACGACGTGGAGAACGTCGACCTCAAAGACATTGACTGCGGGCCCTGGTATACCGCAACCGACGGCACGCTCAACAACCTTGCCACCACCTGCATCATAAACGGGGGACCGAAATGA
- a CDS encoding B12-binding domain-containing radical SAM protein — translation MKLVLVLPKYSVPINEPCCFPLGFMSISAVLKQMGHQVTVLNFNLQEHDLESELVGADAALFTGFPAFAEFNCIVAAWCRERGIHTVLGGALATFAAEEMSRCFDAVVVGEGELVMEQALSSKGIIQGLKPDLDALPLPDYNGFGIDRYNELHSIRYMGVLTSRGCPYSCRFCAQTCSSQFRRLTAVFEEIDGYRANYGATHIVFNDNTLNLRKDRFMEICAGMKERGLAWSAAIRVDVFDEEMAAAAKEGGCSRFVVGIESFIDAKLQAMNKQITRAQIITTLELLRKYEIPYHGNVLVGLPDETYADILAELEAMPSGYNVFPMLVQPFIGTEYQSRSINDEETHRLTTIFTQYAVSKGMFVHKEAA, via the coding sequence ATGAAGCTAGTCCTGGTGCTGCCCAAATATAGCGTCCCGATCAACGAGCCCTGCTGCTTTCCGCTCGGTTTCATGTCGATCAGCGCAGTGCTGAAACAGATGGGCCACCAGGTGACGGTGCTCAACTTCAACCTTCAGGAACACGACCTCGAGTCAGAGCTGGTCGGCGCGGACGCAGCGCTCTTCACCGGCTTCCCCGCGTTCGCCGAGTTCAACTGCATCGTCGCCGCATGGTGCAGAGAACGGGGCATTCACACGGTACTTGGTGGGGCGTTGGCAACTTTCGCGGCAGAAGAGATGTCGCGATGCTTCGATGCGGTAGTGGTAGGCGAGGGGGAGCTGGTCATGGAGCAGGCGCTTTCCTCCAAGGGGATTATCCAAGGGCTGAAACCGGATCTTGATGCGCTCCCACTTCCCGATTACAACGGCTTTGGCATCGACCGATACAACGAGCTGCACAGCATCCGGTACATGGGCGTCCTCACCTCAAGAGGCTGCCCGTACTCATGCAGATTCTGCGCTCAGACGTGTTCTTCCCAGTTCCGCAGACTGACGGCCGTGTTTGAAGAGATTGACGGCTATAGGGCCAACTACGGCGCCACGCATATCGTTTTCAACGACAACACGCTGAATCTGCGCAAGGACCGCTTTATGGAAATCTGCGCCGGCATGAAAGAGCGGGGGCTTGCCTGGTCAGCAGCGATCCGCGTTGACGTGTTCGATGAGGAAATGGCAGCGGCGGCAAAAGAGGGCGGATGCAGCCGGTTCGTGGTGGGTATCGAGTCTTTCATTGACGCCAAGCTGCAGGCGATGAACAAGCAAATCACTCGGGCGCAGATCATCACGACGCTCGAGCTCCTGCGCAAATACGAAATCCCCTATCATGGCAATGTCCTAGTAGGGCTCCCCGACGAAACCTACGCCGACATCTTGGCGGAACTGGAGGCCATGCCCTCAGGTTACAATGTGTTTCCCATGCTGGTGCAGCCATTCATCGGGACCGAGTACCAAAGCCGATCGATCAACGATGAAGAGACCCATCGTCTGACAACGATTTTCACTCAGTATGCAGTATCGAAAGGAATGTTTGTCCACAAGGAGGCCGCATGA
- a CDS encoding HGGxSTG domain-containing protein — MSMSTKAGKLSSAMSTVGRGVGGGRMEIEDYPIPRVYCGAKTRSAGRCHQPAMPNGKCRLHGGKSLAGKAHGRYRTGMFTREALAIRRESRQLVKFARAMLADI; from the coding sequence ATGTCCATGTCCACGAAGGCGGGCAAGCTATCGTCGGCAATGTCAACCGTGGGGAGGGGGGTAGGGGGGGGCAGGATGGAAATTGAAGATTACCCCATACCTAGGGTTTACTGTGGGGCAAAAACTCGTTCAGCAGGGCGATGCCACCAGCCTGCCATGCCGAACGGGAAGTGTCGGCTGCACGGTGGCAAATCACTAGCAGGAAAAGCGCACGGCAGATACCGAACAGGCATGTTTACAAGAGAGGCACTCGCGATCCGGCGGGAGTCACGGCAACTGGTTAAGTTTGCCAGGGCGATGCTCGCTGACATTTAA